One window of Mangrovibacterium diazotrophicum genomic DNA carries:
- a CDS encoding OmpA family protein, with protein MKKKFLLFVLICISGSYAFAQDDSEFEAEFNKWSIEGGVGLTKQWQRTFSPGYYAVDPNFLAVDLGLRHMLDEKFGYKMNFVYNKFSASSDADIDYTTKQYGVALEGVMNIGRMLHFESWTKTLGLLGHAGAGVGYLDYDQISVGKDWVGNVVGGLTAQIKLSNRLALNLDGTYRANIRQNRGFGGDEIDFNNLAGFFNGTVGLSVYLGKNKTHADWYLREDEKIKVLDSNVSNIEERIQAVDDTKAEKSDLEQTQADVDQLAKDVDALKNQEPASYDEFVKQLVNDGYISVYFDFNSTKVQGSSTNSINFMKAYLTKNTAASVDVQGFADELGSDEYNQKLSQKRADAVVKLLTEAGVDPSRLNAIGKGEDTSVDKSSAGARQIARRATFIVK; from the coding sequence ATGAAAAAGAAGTTTTTACTTTTCGTTCTTATTTGTATTTCTGGAAGCTACGCGTTCGCTCAGGACGATTCAGAATTCGAAGCAGAATTCAACAAGTGGTCTATCGAGGGAGGCGTTGGTCTCACAAAACAATGGCAGCGCACTTTTAGCCCGGGCTACTATGCTGTGGATCCAAATTTTCTCGCTGTTGACCTCGGATTACGTCACATGCTTGATGAAAAATTCGGTTACAAAATGAATTTTGTTTACAACAAGTTCTCTGCAAGCAGTGATGCCGATATTGACTATACAACAAAACAGTATGGCGTAGCGCTGGAAGGCGTAATGAATATCGGCAGAATGCTGCATTTTGAAAGCTGGACAAAAACATTGGGTCTATTGGGTCATGCAGGAGCAGGCGTCGGTTATCTGGACTATGATCAAATCAGCGTTGGAAAGGATTGGGTTGGAAATGTTGTTGGCGGACTGACAGCTCAGATAAAATTATCTAACCGACTGGCTTTGAACCTAGACGGTACCTACAGAGCAAATATTCGTCAAAATAGAGGTTTCGGTGGAGACGAAATCGACTTTAACAACTTGGCTGGTTTTTTCAATGGGACCGTAGGGCTATCTGTTTACTTGGGTAAAAACAAAACTCATGCAGATTGGTATCTTAGAGAAGATGAAAAAATTAAAGTGTTGGATTCTAATGTGTCAAACATTGAAGAAAGAATCCAAGCTGTTGATGACACCAAAGCGGAAAAATCAGACTTAGAGCAAACCCAGGCTGATGTGGATCAATTAGCGAAAGATGTTGATGCGCTCAAAAACCAAGAACCTGCAAGCTACGATGAATTCGTAAAGCAATTGGTTAACGATGGATATATCAGCGTTTACTTTGATTTCAACAGCACCAAGGTGCAAGGTAGCTCAACCAACTCAATCAACTTCATGAAAGCATACCTGACTAAAAATACTGCAGCATCGGTTGACGTGCAGGGTTTTGCTGATGAATTGGGTTCTGATGAATACAATCAAAAATTGTCTCAAAAACGTGCAGATGCAGTTGTGAAACTGTTGACTGAAGCAGGTGTTGACCCCTCACGTTTGAACGCAATTGGTAAAGGCGAAGACACAAGCGTTGATAAAAGTTCAGCGGGAGCCCGCCAAATTGCCAGAAGAGCAACATTTATTGTGAAATAA
- a CDS encoding peptide-N-glycosidase F-related protein — protein sequence MLSRLIIFTVAFALCFGSLAVQAETKVVTSHPNVTITCDPSGENHFARWAVFPDKKVPVRRVFMELTLGYPDSLNIAHWDYLDHITIRRVGGIKGDTLNLELGRMLTPYGSNFKPCWKWKWRVDVTDFASLLRDSVEIDYMHSGYESKEVGWSLNIDFQLQLGTPAAELVSYQNLYTGNYAYGDTLNPISKSLAPIDVNMSPKAEFGRLRIQHTGHGMDRPRGCSEFCSRWREVYLDGTVIDRRNMWKECADNALYPQGGTWIFDRAYWCPGDLQPADLIDFKVTKPQHEIDIEMESYTAEGKASANEAINAILFQYKTPAKEFDVAIDEIKVPNNDPSYNRLNPSCFEPRVVIRNMGSEPLQAVEIVYGTEGFPFKTFSWTGSLNFYESTEVVLPGNIDFQPGKNTFSVQVNLPEKHNDGWEGDNFLQSQFDAPKELPEKMLLVYKTNNAPKDNTIAILNGDGKLVYERTPDSSEANTIYTDTLKLPEGRYRMALRDTANNGLEFWFMPDQGYGYLYLSDLSGRKLHRFESDCGLGETLDFTTSLSARIDSSVEQEMFILHPRMFKDKTELFVDLDGPSDGEIHILADGKLVRSVPFTQVKKRTFELDFSDFEDGRYVVELFVNKESKMKLRVNKTQRQYN from the coding sequence ATGTTATCTCGATTAATCATTTTTACAGTGGCGTTTGCTCTTTGCTTCGGATCCCTGGCGGTGCAGGCCGAAACAAAAGTGGTGACTTCTCACCCGAATGTGACTATTACCTGCGACCCGAGTGGCGAAAATCATTTTGCGCGCTGGGCCGTGTTTCCTGACAAAAAAGTGCCGGTTCGGCGCGTGTTTATGGAGTTAACGCTTGGCTATCCGGACTCCCTGAACATTGCCCACTGGGATTACCTCGATCACATCACTATCCGGCGTGTCGGTGGAATTAAGGGAGATACGCTGAACCTGGAGTTAGGCCGAATGCTGACGCCTTACGGGAGTAATTTCAAACCGTGCTGGAAATGGAAATGGCGGGTTGACGTAACCGATTTTGCATCGTTGTTGCGAGACAGTGTTGAAATAGATTATATGCACTCGGGTTATGAGAGCAAAGAAGTGGGCTGGTCGTTGAATATCGATTTTCAGCTCCAACTGGGCACTCCTGCGGCAGAATTGGTGAGCTACCAAAACTTGTATACCGGCAATTACGCTTATGGCGATACGCTTAACCCGATCAGTAAGTCATTGGCACCGATTGACGTAAATATGAGTCCAAAGGCAGAGTTCGGTCGTTTGCGAATTCAGCACACTGGCCATGGTATGGACAGGCCCCGTGGCTGCAGTGAGTTTTGCAGTCGTTGGCGTGAAGTTTATCTTGACGGAACGGTGATCGATCGCCGGAACATGTGGAAAGAGTGTGCCGATAATGCTTTGTACCCGCAAGGCGGAACCTGGATTTTCGACCGAGCCTATTGGTGCCCCGGTGATTTGCAACCGGCCGACTTGATCGATTTCAAGGTAACCAAGCCGCAGCACGAGATTGATATTGAAATGGAATCCTACACGGCAGAAGGCAAAGCATCCGCTAACGAAGCCATCAATGCGATACTTTTTCAATATAAAACCCCTGCGAAGGAATTTGACGTTGCAATTGACGAGATCAAAGTGCCCAATAACGATCCAAGTTACAACCGACTTAATCCATCATGTTTCGAGCCGAGAGTTGTGATTCGAAATATGGGTAGCGAACCCTTGCAGGCTGTCGAGATTGTTTACGGAACCGAAGGTTTTCCTTTCAAAACTTTCTCATGGACCGGTAGCCTAAATTTTTATGAGTCAACAGAAGTTGTTTTGCCGGGGAATATCGATTTTCAGCCAGGGAAAAACACGTTCTCGGTTCAGGTGAATTTGCCCGAAAAACATAACGACGGTTGGGAGGGCGACAATTTCCTTCAATCGCAGTTTGATGCGCCGAAAGAGTTGCCGGAGAAAATGCTGTTGGTTTATAAAACGAATAATGCACCAAAAGATAACACGATCGCGATTTTAAACGGCGATGGCAAGCTTGTTTATGAACGAACCCCGGATTCGAGCGAAGCAAACACCATCTACACTGACACGCTGAAACTTCCGGAAGGTCGGTACCGCATGGCTTTGCGCGATACCGCTAATAATGGTCTGGAGTTTTGGTTTATGCCCGATCAAGGCTACGGCTACCTGTACCTGTCTGATTTGAGTGGACGTAAACTGCATCGTTTTGAAAGCGACTGCGGACTAGGTGAAACACTCGATTTTACAACAAGTCTAAGTGCTCGGATCGATAGTTCGGTGGAACAGGAGATGTTTATTCTGCATCCCCGGATGTTCAAGGACAAGACCGAGCTGTTTGTTGATTTGGATGGTCCTTCAGATGGAGAAATTCATATTTTGGCAGATGGTAAGCTCGTTCGATCGGTTCCGTTCACCCAGGTAAAAAAACGAACTTTTGAACTGGATTTCTCCGATTTTGAGGATGGGCGTTATGTGGTTGAATTGTTTGTAAACAAAGAAAGCAAGATGAAGCTTCGGGTTAACAAAACCCAAAGGCAGTACAATTAA
- a CDS encoding NADP-dependent malic enzyme translates to MEKSVYNDALRYHEKGRPGKIEVVPTKPHETQYDLSLAYTPGVAQPCREIQQNPEEIYRYTSKGNLVAVVSNGTAVLGLGDIGPAAGKPVMEGKGMLFKIFADVDVFDIEVNEKDPDRLIEVVKAISPTFGGINLEDIKAPECFYVEEKLKAQLDIPVFHDDQHGTAIISGAALLNSLEITGKNIADIRVVISGAGAAAISCAKLYVQLGVKQESIVMFDSRGALSKSRTDLNEAKKQFACDMDYQSLADAMDGADLFLGLSVGNLVSADMVRLMAKDPVVFAMANPTPEIAYDEATSVRDDIIMATGRSDFPNQINNVLGFPFIFRGALDVRAREINEPMKIAAVKALAALAKKYVPELVTKAYNMENIVFGKEYIIPKPLDPRLITTVAPAVARAAMETGVARKPIENWDDYERELSARLGSENKLIMTICNKAKLNPKRVVFADANNLKMLKAARFVQEQGIAHPILLGKKAEIQKILSDNKIELDGVPIIDIFQDVTDEKRQQYARLLFEKRKRKGMSYDEALEKMDSRDYFGCMMVETGEADAFISGFSRKYADTIRPAIHVIGTKEEFNHIAGMYIMLTPKGPLFLADTTVNSDPAPQTIADTTVLVANEVRRFKIEPRIAVLSYSNFGAFKGKGSPVRASEAVKILHQNYPDLIVDGEMQANYALNGALRQKKFPFTKLGDADANVLIFPNLSSGNILYKVLQELGTAKALGPILLGMKKPIHVLQMESSVREIVNLVAIAVVDAQEAEITKQT, encoded by the coding sequence ATGGAAAAATCTGTCTACAACGATGCTTTGCGGTATCACGAAAAGGGAAGACCGGGCAAGATCGAAGTTGTTCCGACCAAACCACACGAAACACAATACGATCTCTCATTAGCCTATACGCCCGGAGTCGCGCAGCCCTGCCGCGAAATCCAGCAAAATCCGGAAGAAATTTATCGCTACACATCGAAAGGAAATTTGGTTGCTGTTGTCTCGAACGGAACAGCCGTTTTGGGTCTGGGCGATATTGGTCCCGCTGCCGGTAAACCCGTTATGGAAGGGAAGGGGATGCTCTTTAAGATATTTGCCGATGTTGACGTTTTCGATATCGAGGTGAACGAAAAAGACCCCGATCGGCTGATTGAAGTAGTGAAAGCTATTTCGCCAACTTTTGGAGGAATCAACCTCGAAGATATCAAAGCACCGGAGTGTTTTTACGTTGAAGAAAAGCTGAAAGCGCAATTGGATATTCCTGTATTTCATGACGATCAACATGGGACAGCTATTATTTCGGGGGCGGCGCTTTTGAATTCATTGGAAATTACCGGGAAGAATATCGCAGACATTCGGGTTGTGATCAGTGGGGCAGGAGCTGCCGCTATTTCCTGTGCTAAATTGTATGTACAGTTGGGGGTGAAGCAGGAAAGCATTGTCATGTTCGATAGTCGGGGAGCCCTTTCGAAAAGCCGAACAGATTTGAATGAAGCCAAAAAGCAGTTTGCATGCGATATGGACTATCAATCATTAGCCGATGCGATGGATGGCGCGGATCTGTTTCTGGGACTTTCTGTTGGCAACCTGGTTTCCGCGGATATGGTTCGGTTGATGGCTAAAGACCCGGTAGTTTTTGCGATGGCGAACCCGACTCCGGAGATTGCCTACGACGAAGCAACCAGCGTGCGCGATGATATAATTATGGCGACCGGTCGCAGCGACTTTCCCAACCAGATTAATAATGTGCTGGGTTTCCCGTTTATTTTTCGCGGAGCATTGGATGTTCGGGCGCGCGAGATCAATGAACCCATGAAAATTGCTGCGGTGAAAGCATTGGCTGCACTGGCAAAAAAATATGTTCCCGAGTTGGTGACCAAGGCGTACAACATGGAGAATATTGTTTTCGGAAAAGAGTATATTATTCCGAAGCCTTTGGATCCGCGCTTAATTACAACAGTTGCGCCGGCTGTCGCCCGGGCCGCAATGGAAACCGGTGTAGCCCGCAAACCGATTGAAAATTGGGATGATTACGAGCGGGAACTGAGCGCTCGTTTAGGCTCGGAGAACAAGCTGATTATGACGATTTGCAACAAGGCGAAACTGAATCCCAAGCGGGTTGTTTTTGCCGATGCCAATAATCTGAAGATGTTGAAAGCGGCGCGTTTTGTGCAAGAGCAGGGAATTGCTCACCCGATTCTGCTCGGGAAAAAAGCAGAGATTCAGAAAATACTTTCCGACAATAAAATAGAACTGGATGGCGTGCCGATCATCGATATTTTTCAGGATGTGACGGATGAAAAACGGCAACAATATGCTCGCCTGCTGTTTGAAAAGAGGAAGCGAAAAGGTATGAGCTACGATGAAGCGCTTGAAAAAATGGACAGCCGCGATTATTTCGGTTGCATGATGGTAGAGACGGGAGAAGCCGATGCCTTCATTTCCGGTTTTTCAAGAAAATATGCGGATACCATTCGACCGGCGATTCATGTGATTGGTACGAAGGAAGAGTTCAACCATATAGCAGGCATGTACATTATGCTGACACCGAAAGGGCCGCTTTTTCTGGCCGACACAACAGTGAACTCCGATCCCGCACCGCAGACCATTGCTGATACCACGGTTTTAGTGGCGAATGAAGTTCGTCGGTTTAAAATTGAGCCACGGATTGCCGTTTTGAGTTATTCCAACTTTGGTGCTTTTAAAGGAAAAGGAAGCCCGGTAAGGGCAAGCGAGGCCGTGAAAATTCTGCATCAGAATTATCCCGATCTGATTGTGGATGGCGAGATGCAAGCCAACTACGCGCTGAATGGAGCTTTGCGGCAAAAGAAATTTCCGTTTACCAAACTCGGTGATGCGGATGCAAATGTACTGATTTTTCCAAACCTCAGTTCCGGGAATATTCTGTACAAAGTGTTGCAGGAACTGGGAACAGCCAAAGCTCTCGGTCCGATTCTGCTGGGGATGAAAAAGCCCATCCATGTGTTGCAAATGGAAAGCTCGGTTCGGGAGATTGTCAACCTGGTGGCTATTGCAGTGGTCGATGCCCAGGAAGCAGAAATAACAAAACAGACTTGA
- a CDS encoding efflux transporter outer membrane subunit encodes MKTNSFKNIILAVVTAATLYSCSGSRHYERSPESTDGLYNSSVADSTSNLANESWDKLFNDPILDTLIAEGLRNNLDLQAAIQRVKASEAYFKQGRAAMLPSLSAQAGYTYVRNSESTYPDGPREYQGQQLSLEASWEIDIWGKLNTAKKAAYADYLGTDAARKAVQTSLISSIATAYYNLLALDSQLKITKETVVTNANLVETMKILKDQGNVTGAAVVQSEAARYAAEVTIPDLEQQIKAAENTLSLLLGRTPGPIARGKLEDQQANSMLTIGVPSELLDNRPDVMQAEYAVISAFEMRNNAKAYFYPSVTLTATGGFESLDWSELLDPGSFMATVVGGLAEPIFNKRANRTRLEVAEAQKQEALLSFKSTLLNAGAEVNNALNTYDASVRKMELRQKQLESLEKSVEYTKELLTYGSATYTEVLNAQQSLLAAQLSNVSDHIQKLNAVVTLYRALGGGWK; translated from the coding sequence ATGAAAACAAATTCATTCAAAAACATAATCCTCGCGGTCGTCACTGCAGCTACGCTTTATTCGTGTAGCGGCAGCCGACACTACGAACGCAGTCCTGAGAGCACAGATGGACTTTACAATTCATCAGTTGCCGACAGCACCAGCAACCTGGCCAACGAATCTTGGGATAAGCTTTTCAACGATCCAATTTTGGACACTTTAATTGCCGAGGGACTTCGGAACAACCTGGATTTACAGGCAGCAATTCAACGCGTAAAAGCCTCCGAAGCCTATTTCAAACAAGGTCGGGCAGCTATGCTTCCTTCTTTATCTGCACAAGCTGGTTACACCTACGTAAGAAACTCGGAATCGACTTACCCGGATGGTCCCCGCGAATACCAGGGACAACAGCTTTCGCTGGAAGCCAGTTGGGAAATCGACATTTGGGGAAAACTGAACACAGCGAAAAAAGCGGCATACGCCGATTATTTAGGAACCGACGCAGCACGCAAAGCGGTTCAAACCAGCTTAATCTCAAGCATTGCAACGGCCTATTATAATTTATTGGCACTGGATAGTCAACTGAAGATTACAAAAGAAACAGTTGTAACCAACGCCAACCTGGTGGAAACCATGAAAATTTTGAAGGACCAAGGCAACGTAACCGGAGCAGCGGTTGTACAAAGTGAAGCGGCACGCTATGCGGCAGAAGTAACCATCCCGGATCTGGAACAGCAAATAAAAGCAGCCGAAAATACGCTGAGTTTGCTCCTTGGACGCACTCCGGGCCCGATTGCTCGCGGCAAATTGGAAGATCAACAAGCCAATTCAATGCTGACAATCGGTGTCCCTTCAGAGCTATTGGACAATCGTCCGGACGTGATGCAAGCTGAATATGCGGTGATCAGTGCTTTCGAAATGCGTAACAACGCCAAGGCATACTTTTACCCATCGGTAACATTAACCGCTACCGGAGGCTTTGAATCGCTGGATTGGAGTGAACTGCTTGATCCCGGATCGTTCATGGCGACAGTAGTTGGTGGTTTAGCCGAGCCCATTTTTAACAAACGGGCAAACCGAACCCGACTTGAGGTAGCAGAAGCGCAAAAACAAGAAGCACTGCTAAGTTTCAAAAGTACCTTATTGAATGCAGGTGCAGAAGTGAACAATGCACTGAACACTTACGACGCATCGGTACGTAAAATGGAACTTCGCCAAAAACAATTGGAGTCACTGGAAAAATCAGTTGAATACACCAAAGAATTACTCACATACGGATCAGCAACTTATACCGAAGTATTGAATGCTCAACAAAGTTTGCTGGCCGCGCAATTAAGCAATGTCAGTGATCACATCCAGAAGCTGAACGCAGTTGTCACGCTATACCGTGCACTGGGTGGTGGCTGGAAATAA
- a CDS encoding efflux RND transporter permease subunit — translation MFRKFIERPVLSTVVSIILVILGVLGITTLPIEQYPDIAPPTIRVSATYTGADAATVMNSVIIPLEEQINGVENMIYMTSSASNTGSATIEVYFKQGTDPDMAAVNVQNRVAQANALLPAEVTKAGVTTAKRQNNMLLVFSIYSPNGQYDETFLQNYSKINVLPQIQRVTGVGEAMVFGAKDYSMRVWLRPDVMANYNLMPSDVTAAIAAQNLEAAPGRFGQQNDQTFEYVLRYKGKLREPSEFENIIIKADADGNILRLKDVARIEMGALNYSMTTATMNKPGVAMAIFQAAGSNARDVIIQCQDVIEEASKSFPPGVDYQILMNTNDFLDSSIEKVLHTLLEAFILVFIVVFIFLQDFRATLIPAIAVPVSIIGTFFFLNLFGFTINLLTLFALVLAIGIVVDDAIVVVEAVHAKLDQGAKNARTASISAMSEISTAIISITLVMAAVFIPVTFITGTTGVFYRQFGITLTVSIILSAINALTLSPALCAIFLKPHNEEGKHKKGFMSRFYTAFNVAFETMTVKYQKTTNFFVKKKWLSAGMIVTFVAVLVYLMQTTPTGFVPAEDTGRVFVDISMPPATSSEKTIEVARQVDQILANVPEIDGRSMVAGYSFIGGQGSSYAMIIAALKPFDERTGKGEDQNSIVGKLYGMTAGIKDARVIIFSPPMVPGFSVTGGFELKLEDKTGGDIKNFEQVAGAFLGALNQRPEIQYAQTSFNTAFPQYMVDVNTARCMQSGIDVSTVLSTLQGYIGGYYASDFNRFGKQYRVMLQSEASFRGNPDDLNSIKVRTSSGEMAPITEFISLSRVYGPENITRFNMYTSINVTGNPNDGYSTGDAINAIKEVAAQTLPTGYAYEFSGITREEINAGNQTIVIFALSLIFVFFFLAAQYESYILPLSIIFPLPIGIAGAFIFARLLGVENNIYLQISLIMLIGLLAKNAILIVEFALQRRQAGMSIVQAAIEGATARLRPILMTSFAFIVGLLPLVVGGGVGANGNRSIGTGAVGGMLIGTLIGILVIPAMFVVFQTLQEKIKKQETTEISDMNSLD, via the coding sequence ATGTTTAGAAAATTTATTGAAAGACCGGTTCTCTCCACGGTCGTTTCTATCATATTAGTGATCCTTGGGGTCTTGGGAATAACCACCCTCCCCATCGAACAGTACCCGGATATTGCACCGCCAACCATCCGGGTATCGGCAACCTACACCGGAGCCGATGCCGCAACCGTGATGAACAGCGTGATTATCCCGCTTGAAGAACAGATCAATGGTGTAGAAAACATGATCTACATGACCTCTTCTGCCAGTAACACCGGATCGGCAACGATCGAAGTTTATTTCAAGCAAGGTACCGACCCCGACATGGCGGCGGTAAACGTACAGAACCGTGTAGCTCAAGCCAATGCGCTTCTTCCTGCTGAAGTAACGAAAGCTGGTGTTACCACAGCGAAACGTCAGAACAACATGCTTTTGGTATTCTCGATATACAGCCCAAATGGGCAATACGATGAAACCTTCCTGCAGAACTACTCAAAAATCAACGTTCTTCCCCAAATCCAGCGGGTAACCGGGGTTGGTGAAGCGATGGTTTTCGGTGCCAAAGACTATTCCATGCGCGTGTGGCTCCGTCCGGACGTGATGGCAAACTATAATTTAATGCCTTCAGACGTTACCGCTGCCATTGCAGCGCAAAACCTGGAAGCTGCGCCCGGTCGCTTTGGTCAGCAAAACGATCAAACATTCGAGTACGTTCTCCGCTACAAAGGAAAGCTCAGGGAGCCGAGCGAATTCGAGAATATCATCATTAAGGCAGATGCCGACGGTAATATTTTAAGATTAAAGGATGTTGCCCGCATTGAGATGGGAGCCTTAAACTATTCCATGACGACAGCAACCATGAATAAACCTGGGGTTGCCATGGCCATTTTCCAGGCTGCAGGCTCAAACGCCCGCGATGTTATTATTCAATGTCAGGACGTAATTGAAGAAGCCTCCAAAAGCTTCCCTCCGGGAGTTGATTACCAAATACTGATGAATACCAACGACTTCCTGGACAGCTCAATCGAGAAAGTATTGCATACCCTGCTCGAAGCATTTATCCTTGTGTTTATCGTGGTGTTTATCTTCCTGCAAGATTTCCGGGCTACTTTAATTCCGGCAATTGCTGTTCCGGTGTCGATCATCGGTACCTTCTTCTTCCTGAACCTGTTTGGTTTTACCATCAACCTGCTGACGCTTTTCGCGCTGGTGCTGGCAATCGGGATTGTAGTCGACGATGCGATTGTGGTGGTTGAAGCGGTACATGCCAAACTCGACCAGGGAGCAAAAAATGCACGAACAGCCTCAATATCGGCAATGAGCGAAATCTCAACGGCGATCATCTCCATTACCCTTGTTATGGCTGCCGTATTTATCCCGGTTACTTTCATTACCGGTACTACCGGGGTGTTCTATCGCCAGTTCGGTATCACCCTCACCGTCTCCATCATCCTCTCCGCCATCAATGCGTTGACCTTAAGTCCCGCGCTTTGTGCTATCTTCCTGAAACCGCACAACGAAGAAGGAAAACACAAAAAAGGGTTTATGAGCCGATTCTATACTGCCTTCAACGTTGCCTTCGAAACAATGACGGTAAAGTACCAAAAGACAACCAACTTCTTTGTTAAAAAGAAATGGCTTTCTGCAGGTATGATCGTTACGTTCGTTGCCGTTTTGGTATATCTCATGCAAACAACACCAACAGGTTTCGTACCGGCAGAAGATACAGGCCGTGTGTTTGTCGACATCTCGATGCCTCCGGCTACTTCCTCTGAAAAAACCATTGAAGTTGCCCGCCAGGTTGATCAAATTTTAGCAAACGTTCCCGAAATTGACGGTCGCTCAATGGTAGCCGGCTATTCCTTCATTGGTGGTCAGGGTAGTTCCTACGCGATGATAATCGCCGCTTTGAAGCCGTTCGACGAACGTACCGGAAAAGGAGAAGACCAAAACAGTATTGTGGGTAAACTCTACGGAATGACTGCAGGTATCAAAGATGCCCGCGTTATCATATTTTCGCCACCGATGGTTCCAGGCTTTAGTGTGACAGGAGGGTTTGAGTTGAAACTGGAAGACAAAACAGGGGGTGATATTAAAAACTTCGAACAAGTTGCAGGAGCATTCCTGGGCGCATTGAACCAGCGCCCTGAAATTCAATACGCACAAACTTCTTTCAATACCGCATTCCCGCAATACATGGTTGATGTGAATACCGCAAGATGTATGCAATCGGGAATTGACGTAAGTACAGTGCTTTCAACCCTGCAAGGTTACATCGGGGGATATTATGCTTCCGATTTCAACCGCTTCGGGAAACAATATCGCGTGATGCTTCAGTCAGAAGCTTCCTTCCGCGGAAACCCGGACGATTTAAACAGCATTAAAGTGAGAACATCAAGTGGAGAGATGGCTCCAATCACCGAGTTTATTTCGTTGAGCCGGGTTTACGGGCCCGAAAACATCACCCGTTTCAACATGTACACTTCAATAAACGTTACCGGTAACCCTAACGACGGATACAGTACAGGGGACGCCATTAACGCGATTAAAGAAGTAGCGGCTCAAACCCTGCCAACCGGTTATGCCTACGAGTTCTCGGGTATTACACGTGAGGAAATCAACGCCGGAAACCAAACAATCGTGATTTTTGCGTTGAGTTTGATTTTCGTCTTCTTCTTCCTTGCTGCCCAATACGAAAGTTACATTCTACCGTTGTCGATCATTTTCCCGCTGCCAATCGGTATTGCAGGCGCGTTTATATTCGCTCGTTTGCTGGGCGTTGAAAACAACATTTACCTGCAAATTTCTTTGATCATGTTGATCGGTCTGTTAGCGAAAAACGCGATCCTTATTGTCGAGTTTGCCCTGCAGCGACGCCAAGCCGGAATGAGCATTGTGCAGGCCGCCATTGAAGGCGCCACCGCACGTTTGCGCCCAATCCTAATGACTTCGTTCGCCTTCATTGTTGGCTTGTTGCCGCTTGTTGTTGGTGGTGGTGTTGGTGCAAACGGTAACCGTTCAATCGGAACCGGGGCTGTTGGAGGTATGTTAATCGGAACGTTGATCGGTATTCTTGTAATCCCGGCCATGTTTGTCGTCTTCCAAACCTTGCAGGAAAAGATTAAAAAACAGGAAACAACTGAAATATCAGACATGAACAGCCTGGACTAA